A genomic stretch from Actinomycetota bacterium includes:
- a CDS encoding arginine--tRNA ligase, with product MINIFNKIKKVLYDEVKEMLPIEIDIKEFYKEVIVERSREKKYGDLATNATFVFSKRINKSPIDLAHQLSERLYFPGGEITDIVPSHPGFINFKLSNKFINSELTKILKLKSRYGTNQTGKGKRINLEFVSANPTGPLHVGNGRWAALGDCLVNIFEANGYKVIKEYYINDAGTQVELLGKSVLARCREILNLPSEFPEGGYPGKYIYDIAETLIEKKGKDYFSYQADKIIKDICIQSTEIMMGRIKETLEMMGVKFDIWFKESELYKSGLFKQVVDFLEKKEFIYVKNGAKWFISSQYGDDKDRVVIKKNGEPTYFGADIAYLKNKLNRGYDKNIYIWGSDHHGDVMRLKAAAKVLETEPDKVEIIIGQFVNLTQGKKPVRMSKRKGIFFTLRKLLEQLNIDVIRYFFVMKSLDTPLDFDLDLAKEKSMENPVYYIQYVHARIESILKKAKEKDIEIPSFDKINFDFISQLDEIALSKELIFYPFIIKKACQNRTTHIITNYLENLAKIFHLFYTNCRVIVEDKSVTNSRISLILATKQVIKNALKILGVSAPESM from the coding sequence TTGATAAATATTTTTAATAAAATAAAAAAAGTTTTATACGATGAAGTAAAAGAGATGTTACCTATTGAGATTGATATAAAAGAGTTCTATAAAGAGGTGATAGTTGAAAGATCGAGGGAGAAAAAATATGGTGATTTAGCAACAAATGCTACATTTGTTTTTTCAAAAAGAATTAATAAATCCCCTATTGACTTAGCACATCAGTTATCTGAAAGATTATATTTTCCAGGTGGTGAAATAACTGATATTGTACCTTCTCATCCTGGCTTTATAAATTTTAAGCTTTCAAATAAATTCATAAATTCTGAATTAACCAAAATTTTAAAATTAAAATCAAGATATGGAACAAACCAAACTGGTAAAGGAAAAAGGATAAATCTTGAATTTGTTAGTGCAAATCCAACAGGTCCACTTCATGTAGGTAATGGGAGATGGGCAGCATTAGGCGATTGCTTAGTAAATATATTTGAAGCAAATGGCTATAAAGTGATTAAGGAATATTATATAAATGATGCTGGAACTCAGGTTGAACTATTAGGAAAATCTGTATTAGCGCGATGTAGAGAAATATTAAACTTACCTTCAGAATTTCCAGAAGGAGGATATCCCGGTAAGTATATTTATGATATTGCAGAAACTTTAATAGAAAAAAAAGGTAAGGATTATTTTTCATATCAAGCAGATAAAATAATTAAGGATATTTGCATACAATCAACTGAAATAATGATGGGTAGAATAAAGGAAACATTGGAAATGATGGGGGTTAAATTTGATATCTGGTTTAAAGAAAGTGAACTTTATAAAAGTGGTCTTTTTAAACAAGTAGTTGATTTCTTAGAGAAAAAAGAATTTATATATGTAAAAAATGGAGCAAAATGGTTTATATCATCTCAATATGGTGATGATAAAGATAGAGTGGTCATAAAAAAAAATGGGGAACCAACATATTTTGGTGCTGATATTGCATATCTAAAAAATAAGTTGAATAGAGGATATGATAAGAATATTTATATTTGGGGATCTGATCATCATGGAGATGTAATGAGACTTAAAGCAGCAGCAAAAGTATTAGAAACAGAACCAGATAAAGTTGAGATAATAATAGGTCAGTTTGTGAATCTAACTCAAGGAAAAAAGCCAGTTAGAATGTCAAAAAGAAAAGGCATCTTCTTTACTTTAAGAAAATTACTTGAGCAATTAAATATAGATGTAATAAGGTATTTCTTTGTTATGAAATCTTTAGACACACCTCTTGATTTTGATTTAGACTTAGCTAAAGAAAAAAGTATGGAAAATCCTGTTTATTACATTCAATATGTGCATGCGAGAATTGAAAGTATTTTAAAGAAAGCAAAAGAAAAAGATATTGAGATACCATCATTTGATAAAATAAACTTTGATTTTATTTCTCAACTGGATGAAATTGCTCTTTCTAAAGAATTAATATTTTATCCATTTATTATTAAAAAAGCATGTCAAAATCGTACTACTCACATAATCACTAACTATTTAGAAAATTTGGCAAAAATATTTCATTTATTCTATACGAATTGTAGAGTAATAGTAGAAGACAAAAGTGTAACAAATTCAAGGATATCTCTAATACTGGCAACGAAGCAGGTAATAAAAAATGCTTTGAAAATTTTAGGAGTAAGTGCCCCAGAATCCATGTGA
- a CDS encoding stage 0 sporulation family protein: MVKVVGIVFKKGGKVYYFNPENLDLSLGNKVIVETSKGMEFGIVESEIMDIKDDELAAPLKPVLRKVTEYDKSCYERNKLREEEAFNKCLELIDKYELKMKLKEVEVAFDGSKLTFYYTSQERVDFRELVKELALIFKNRIEMKQIGVRDEAKMFGGYGPCGRRLCCALFLKTFKPVTIKMVKDQGLPLSPFKISGPCGRLMCCIKYEYPIYEEFIKKCPVRGTEVNTPQGVGIVVGYDISLKSVVVELENERKLSFPLDQIDY; encoded by the coding sequence TTGGTAAAAGTAGTTGGTATCGTTTTTAAAAAAGGAGGAAAAGTATATTATTTTAATCCCGAAAATTTAGATCTTAGTTTGGGAAATAAAGTAATTGTTGAGACATCAAAGGGAATGGAATTTGGAATCGTAGAATCTGAAATAATGGACATAAAGGATGATGAACTGGCTGCCCCACTTAAACCTGTTTTGAGAAAAGTAACTGAATATGATAAATCATGCTATGAAAGAAATAAATTAAGAGAAGAAGAAGCATTCAATAAATGCTTAGAATTAATAGATAAATATGAGCTTAAGATGAAACTCAAAGAAGTGGAAGTTGCTTTTGATGGTTCAAAACTTACATTCTATTATACATCTCAAGAGAGGGTAGATTTTAGGGAATTAGTTAAAGAACTTGCTTTAATTTTTAAAAATAGAATAGAAATGAAGCAAATTGGGGTTAGGGATGAAGCGAAAATGTTTGGTGGATATGGACCTTGTGGAAGAAGATTGTGTTGTGCTCTATTTCTAAAAACTTTTAAGCCTGTTACTATTAAAATGGTAAAAGATCAGGGTCTTCCACTCTCGCCTTTTAAAATATCTGGACCCTGTGGAAGACTTATGTGTTGTATAAAGTACGAATACCCCATTTATGAAGAATTTATTAAAAAATGCCCAGTTAGAGGAACTGAAGTAAATACTCCGCAGGGAGTGGGCATAGTTGTTGGTTATGATATATCCTTGAAATCAGTTGTTGTTGAACTTGAAAATGAAAGGAAATTGTCTTTTCCTTTAGATCAAATAGATTATTAA